A window of Christiangramia forsetii KT0803 contains these coding sequences:
- a CDS encoding DNA methyltransferase, with protein MIRITQEDNMELMARAKDKEYDLAIVDPPYGINAPNMSMGTNKKRKGDGYPSVSVAQRLKKGRLNQGSGKLKNRALNTMNCEWDFEVPSQEYFKELFRISKNQIIWGGNYFDLPPTRCIVCWDKCQPWENFSQWEMAWTSFDKPAAMFRFSNTGGANQEKKIHPTQKPVKLYEYLLMKFGNPGDKIIDTHLGSGSHSIACHNLGFHLDACEKDEQYYKDSLNRLKIHQSQQRLFQI; from the coding sequence ATGATACGAATTACCCAAGAAGATAACATGGAGCTCATGGCTCGTGCTAAAGATAAAGAATATGATTTAGCGATCGTTGATCCGCCTTATGGTATTAACGCTCCCAATATGAGTATGGGAACCAATAAAAAAAGAAAAGGTGACGGTTATCCAAGTGTAAGTGTTGCGCAAAGATTAAAGAAAGGCAGACTAAATCAAGGTTCGGGTAAATTGAAGAACAGAGCCTTAAATACTATGAATTGCGAATGGGATTTTGAAGTTCCTTCCCAAGAATATTTTAAAGAATTGTTTCGGATATCTAAGAATCAAATTATTTGGGGTGGTAATTATTTCGACTTACCACCTACCAGATGCATAGTTTGTTGGGATAAATGCCAGCCATGGGAAAATTTCTCTCAGTGGGAAATGGCATGGACTTCTTTTGATAAGCCTGCTGCAATGTTTCGTTTTTCAAATACGGGAGGTGCTAATCAGGAAAAGAAAATTCATCCTACCCAAAAACCTGTGAAGCTTTATGAATACCTACTTATGAAATTCGGTAATCCAGGAGATAAGATAATTGATACTCATTTAGGTTCTGGAAGCCATTCTATAGCATGTCATAATCTTGGATTTCATTTGGATGCCTGCGAAAAAGATGAGCAGTATTATAAAGATTCTTTAAATAGATTAAAAATACATCAATCACAACAGAGATTATTTCAGATATGA
- a CDS encoding DUF4942 domain-containing protein yields the protein MIFNPDFYPTPLGVVDYMISQIDVKGKVILEPSAGSGNIVEALFKHGAKQVLTYEIEPDLQKIVSTKSKLLGSDFLESKPEQLSHINAIIANPPFSTGGKHILKMWEVAPEGCEIISLCNSNTLEVDYTRERRELNALISNHGTSENLGDCFATAERKTGVSVTMVKLFKPVSTKEFDWEGFFMDEDEEVLTGPGIMQHNEVRSIVNRYTAAVDTFDEYLTTSERMNALLKPIGIKDNFSCSVSHGKTVTTKEEFSKELQKSSWDWIFKKMNIEKFITSGVLKDINKFVEEQQKYPFSMRNIYRMFEIIVGTRKQTMDRAIVEIFDKITKHYDDNRYQVEGWKTNSHYIVNKKFIFPYMCKKGWHGEIDTSYDSENKMDDINKVLCYLTGQDYSGMLSFYQRLKIKDCYLILDGKKVTDTQVNEITGQSSKYTYNNPFNFDSEQAANEFHQTYYSHKKAVIYNRPEWGQWADWDFFEFKCYKKGTIHFKFKDLDVWAQFNRRVSEIKGFPLPEKL from the coding sequence ATGATTTTCAATCCTGATTTTTACCCTACGCCTTTAGGTGTAGTCGATTACATGATATCGCAAATCGATGTCAAAGGAAAAGTAATTTTAGAACCTTCAGCCGGTAGTGGCAATATTGTCGAAGCTCTTTTTAAGCACGGTGCCAAACAGGTTTTAACCTATGAGATCGAACCAGATCTTCAGAAAATAGTTTCCACAAAATCTAAGCTTTTAGGATCTGACTTTTTAGAATCAAAGCCAGAACAATTAAGCCATATAAATGCGATTATAGCAAATCCTCCATTCTCAACAGGGGGTAAGCATATTCTAAAAATGTGGGAGGTGGCCCCGGAAGGTTGCGAGATCATAAGCCTTTGTAATTCCAATACGTTGGAAGTTGATTATACCCGGGAGCGCAGAGAGCTAAATGCTTTGATCAGTAACCATGGAACCTCAGAGAACTTAGGAGACTGTTTTGCAACTGCAGAGCGAAAAACAGGAGTTTCTGTAACGATGGTAAAACTTTTCAAACCTGTTTCTACTAAAGAATTTGATTGGGAGGGTTTTTTCATGGATGAAGATGAAGAGGTTTTAACCGGTCCCGGGATCATGCAACACAATGAAGTTCGATCTATTGTAAATCGATACACTGCAGCCGTTGATACTTTCGATGAATATTTAACTACTTCGGAGCGTATGAACGCGCTTTTGAAGCCAATAGGTATCAAAGATAATTTTTCATGCTCCGTTTCCCATGGTAAAACAGTGACCACTAAAGAAGAATTTTCAAAGGAACTTCAGAAAAGCTCTTGGGATTGGATATTCAAAAAAATGAATATAGAGAAGTTTATTACTTCTGGGGTACTTAAAGACATCAACAAGTTTGTGGAGGAGCAGCAGAAATATCCATTTTCGATGCGCAATATTTATCGAATGTTTGAAATCATTGTGGGTACCCGAAAGCAAACCATGGATAGGGCTATAGTTGAGATTTTCGATAAGATCACAAAACACTATGATGATAACAGATACCAGGTCGAAGGCTGGAAAACTAATTCTCACTACATCGTAAATAAGAAATTTATTTTTCCATACATGTGTAAAAAAGGATGGCATGGAGAAATTGATACCAGCTATGATTCTGAAAATAAAATGGACGATATCAATAAGGTTCTATGCTACTTAACCGGTCAAGATTACAGTGGTATGCTGTCATTCTACCAGCGGCTAAAAATAAAAGATTGCTATTTGATTCTAGACGGTAAAAAAGTAACAGATACCCAGGTTAATGAAATTACCGGGCAAAGCTCAAAATATACTTATAACAATCCTTTCAATTTTGATAGTGAACAAGCTGCAAATGAATTTCACCAAACCTATTATTCACATAAAAAGGCAGTGATCTATAACCGCCCGGAATGGGGTCAATGGGCTGACTGGGATTTCTTTGAATTCAAATGTTATAAAAAAGGAACCATTCATTTTAAGTTTAAGGATCTGGATGTATGGGCACAGTTCAATCGTCGCGTTTCGGAAATTAAAGGTTTTCCGTTACCTGAAAAGTTGTAG